A genome region from Micromonospora peucetia includes the following:
- the ctaD gene encoding cytochrome c oxidase subunit I: protein MTTVAPKPVVTRPWPVREPVKGSAIARLLRTTDAKQIGIMYMVTAFVFFMIGGLMALIMRAELARPGLQFLSPEQYNQLFTMHGTVMLLFFATPIVFAFANYVVPLQIGAPDVSFPRLNSFAYWLFLLGGTMTMVGFLTPGGAADFGWTAYAPLSSVEHSPGIGANLWVIGLVISGLGSILGAVNLITTILTLRAPGMTMFRMPIFTWNMLVTSLLVILVFPLLAAALLALAADRLLGAHVYDPATGGPMLYQHLFWFFGHPEVYIIALPFFGIISEVIPVFSRKPIFGYKGLVAATIAIAGLSMSVWAHHMFSTGQVLLPFFSFLSYLIAVPTGMKFFNWIGTMWRGQISFETPMLFAIGFLVTFLFGGLTGVLLASPPLDFHLHDSYFVVAHFHYVLFGTIVFAVFAGIYFWFPKMFGRMLDERLGKVHFWLTMIGFHTTFLVQHWLGNEGMPRRYVDYLPGDGFTTLNMISTIGAFITGISTLPFIWNCWKSYKAGPVVEVDDPWGYGNSLEWATSSPPPLRNFDRMPRIRSERPAFDLKFPELAAGGQSLAGPPEGGAKLLTSEADGGASYREDTASDIDRH, encoded by the coding sequence GTGACCACCGTCGCACCCAAGCCGGTCGTGACCCGGCCCTGGCCGGTCCGAGAGCCGGTCAAGGGGTCGGCCATCGCGCGGCTGCTGCGAACCACGGACGCGAAGCAGATCGGGATCATGTACATGGTCACCGCGTTCGTGTTCTTCATGATCGGTGGCCTGATGGCCCTGATCATGCGGGCCGAGTTGGCCCGGCCCGGGCTGCAGTTCCTGTCGCCCGAGCAGTACAACCAGCTGTTCACCATGCACGGCACGGTCATGCTGCTGTTCTTCGCGACGCCGATCGTGTTCGCGTTCGCGAACTACGTGGTGCCGTTGCAGATCGGCGCCCCCGACGTGTCGTTCCCCCGGCTGAACAGCTTCGCCTACTGGCTGTTCCTGCTCGGCGGCACGATGACGATGGTCGGGTTCCTCACCCCGGGTGGGGCCGCCGACTTCGGCTGGACCGCCTACGCGCCGCTGAGCAGCGTCGAGCACTCCCCGGGCATCGGTGCCAACCTGTGGGTGATCGGCCTGGTCATCTCCGGTCTGGGCTCGATCCTCGGTGCGGTCAACCTGATCACCACGATCCTGACCCTGCGCGCGCCGGGCATGACGATGTTCCGGATGCCGATCTTCACCTGGAACATGCTGGTCACCAGCCTCCTGGTGATCCTGGTCTTCCCGCTGCTGGCCGCCGCGCTCCTGGCGCTGGCCGCCGACCGCCTCCTGGGAGCCCACGTCTACGACCCGGCGACCGGCGGGCCGATGCTCTACCAGCACCTCTTCTGGTTCTTCGGCCACCCCGAGGTGTACATCATCGCGCTGCCGTTCTTCGGCATCATCTCTGAGGTCATCCCGGTCTTCTCCCGGAAGCCGATCTTCGGTTACAAGGGCCTGGTCGCCGCGACCATCGCCATCGCCGGCCTGTCGATGAGCGTCTGGGCGCACCACATGTTCTCCACCGGCCAGGTGCTGCTGCCGTTCTTCAGCTTCCTGAGCTATCTGATCGCCGTGCCGACCGGTATGAAGTTCTTCAACTGGATCGGCACCATGTGGCGCGGCCAGATCAGCTTCGAGACGCCGATGCTGTTCGCCATCGGCTTCCTGGTCACCTTCCTCTTCGGTGGCCTGACCGGTGTGCTGCTGGCCAGCCCGCCGCTCGACTTCCACCTGCACGACTCGTACTTCGTGGTGGCGCACTTCCACTACGTGCTCTTCGGCACCATCGTGTTCGCCGTCTTCGCCGGCATCTACTTCTGGTTCCCGAAGATGTTCGGCCGGATGCTCGACGAGCGGCTGGGCAAGGTGCACTTCTGGCTGACCATGATCGGCTTCCACACCACGTTCCTGGTGCAGCACTGGCTGGGCAACGAGGGCATGCCGCGTCGGTACGTCGACTACCTGCCCGGCGACGGCTTCACCACGCTGAACATGATCTCCACGATCGGCGCGTTCATCACCGGCATCTCGACCCTGCCGTTCATCTGGAACTGCTGGAAGTCGTACAAGGCCGGCCCGGTGGTCGAGGTCGACGACCCGTGGGGTTACGGCAACTCGCTGGAGTGGGCGACCAGCTCTCCGCCCCCGCTGCGCAACTTCGACCGGATGCCGCGGATCCGCTCCGAGCGGCCGGCGTTCGACCTCAAGTTCCCCGAGCTGGCGGCCGGCGGCCAGAGCCTGGCCGGCCCACCGGAGGGCGGCGCCAAGCTGCTGACCAGCGAGGCCGACGGCGGCGCCAGCTACCGCGAGGACACCGCCAGCGACATCGACCGGCACTGA
- a CDS encoding MFS transporter, with the protein MNIKPYREALALPGLRSLLLVSVLARVPLTATGVTLTFYVVLDLGRGYWAAGLVGAAITVGAAIGGPLLGRLIDRHGLRPVLVLTGIAEAAFWSTAPMLPYPVLLPAAFLAGSLALPIFSVVRQSVAAMVPPERRRPAYALDSMSVELSFMVGPALAVAAVTAISARTTLYLVGAGIVAAGITFWLLNPPTRGGGEPTGPQPRVPRRSWLTPRLLAVLAVSAAGTLVLGGADVAVVAVLRESGDVGWTGAVLAVWAVASLAGGFAYGAVSRSFSPLVLMAGLSLCTIPIGLGGEHWWLLCLALIPAGALCAPTIAATSDAVSRLVPASVRGEAMGLHGSAVTVGLAIGAPLAGAVIDASAPVWGFAVTGAVGALVALAVLPIELRHRRTTTPLAALTPTTAPSLHPSAAAPR; encoded by the coding sequence ATGAACATTAAGCCTTACCGGGAGGCGCTCGCCCTGCCCGGCCTCCGGTCGTTGCTGCTGGTGTCGGTGCTCGCCCGCGTCCCGCTCACCGCGACCGGGGTGACCCTGACGTTCTACGTCGTGCTCGACCTCGGGCGCGGCTACTGGGCGGCCGGGCTCGTCGGCGCGGCGATCACCGTGGGCGCCGCGATCGGCGGCCCGCTGCTCGGCCGCCTGATCGACCGGCACGGGCTGCGGCCGGTGCTCGTGCTCACCGGGATCGCCGAGGCGGCCTTCTGGTCCACCGCGCCGATGCTGCCGTACCCTGTGCTGCTGCCCGCCGCGTTCCTGGCCGGCTCGCTCGCCCTGCCGATCTTCTCGGTGGTCCGGCAGTCGGTCGCCGCGATGGTGCCGCCGGAGCGGCGCCGCCCCGCGTACGCGCTGGACTCGATGTCGGTGGAACTGTCGTTCATGGTCGGTCCCGCGCTGGCCGTGGCGGCGGTCACCGCGATCTCCGCCCGGACCACCCTCTACCTGGTCGGCGCCGGCATCGTCGCCGCCGGCATCACGTTCTGGCTGCTCAATCCGCCCACCCGGGGCGGCGGCGAGCCGACCGGGCCGCAGCCGAGGGTACCCCGCCGGTCGTGGCTCACCCCGCGCCTGCTCGCCGTGCTGGCGGTCAGCGCCGCCGGCACGCTGGTGCTCGGCGGCGCCGACGTGGCCGTGGTCGCCGTGCTCCGGGAGAGCGGCGACGTCGGGTGGACCGGTGCCGTCCTCGCCGTCTGGGCGGTCGCCTCGTTGGCCGGCGGCTTCGCGTACGGGGCGGTCAGCCGCTCATTCTCGCCGCTGGTCCTGATGGCCGGGCTCAGCCTCTGCACCATCCCGATCGGGCTGGGCGGGGAGCACTGGTGGTTGCTCTGCCTGGCCCTGATCCCCGCCGGGGCACTCTGCGCGCCGACCATCGCGGCCACCTCCGACGCGGTCAGCCGGCTGGTCCCCGCCTCCGTACGCGGCGAGGCGATGGGCCTGCACGGCTCGGCGGTCACGGTCGGCCTCGCGATCGGCGCGCCGCTCGCGGGGGCCGTGATCGACGCCTCCGCGCCGGTGTGGGGCTTCGCGGTCACCGGGGCGGTCGGCGCGCTGGTGGCGCTGGCCGTACTCCCGATCGAGCTGCGCCACCGCCGCACCACCACCCCCCTCGCAGCCCTAACCCCAACCACCGCCCCCTCCCTCCACCCCTCGGCCGCCGCCCCGCGTTGA
- a CDS encoding FAD-dependent monooxygenase — MGGSPLRILVVGAGIAGLAVARALRMAGFRPDVTERLPPGENAEAGLYLPGNAARALRRLDLDGPVRPLGQVIHRQRFLDATGAPLCEVDLDALWAGVGECRALPREELHRVLFTGAGGAVRHGAEMRTIDLLPHSVGVTFVDGTATEYDLVIGADGPRSSTRALAALGGPPRPAGQIVYRAVVRDAPPVAEWTALLGQRAGFLVVPIGAGWLHCYADEAGTVAPADPRARLRELFGHYGGPVPAVLEALDRVHVATTEEVELGRWSRGRVLLVGDAAHATAPTLSQGAAMALEDAVVLAESLRAAGGDVEAALSAYESRRRPRTRWVRDRTRDRNRTRDVPPALRDPLLRGRGGRIFGEHYRLLLGPL; from the coding sequence ATGGGTGGCTCTCCCCTGCGCATCCTCGTCGTCGGCGCGGGCATCGCCGGCCTGGCCGTGGCCCGGGCACTGCGGATGGCAGGCTTCCGGCCCGACGTCACCGAGAGACTGCCCCCGGGCGAGAATGCCGAGGCCGGTCTCTACCTGCCCGGCAACGCGGCCCGGGCGCTGCGCCGGCTCGACCTCGACGGCCCCGTCCGCCCGCTCGGGCAGGTCATCCACCGGCAGCGGTTCCTCGACGCGACCGGAGCGCCGCTGTGCGAGGTGGACCTCGACGCGCTCTGGGCCGGGGTCGGCGAGTGCCGGGCACTGCCCCGGGAGGAACTGCACCGGGTGCTGTTCACCGGGGCCGGCGGCGCCGTCCGGCACGGCGCCGAGATGCGCACCATCGACCTGCTGCCGCACTCCGTCGGCGTCACCTTCGTCGACGGCACCGCCACCGAGTACGACCTGGTGATCGGCGCCGACGGGCCGCGCTCCTCGACCCGCGCACTGGCCGCGCTCGGCGGCCCGCCCCGGCCCGCCGGCCAGATCGTCTACCGCGCCGTGGTGCGCGACGCTCCCCCGGTCGCGGAGTGGACCGCCCTGCTCGGCCAGCGCGCCGGCTTCCTCGTCGTACCGATCGGTGCCGGGTGGCTGCACTGCTACGCCGACGAGGCCGGCACCGTCGCGCCGGCCGACCCGAGGGCCCGGCTGCGCGAACTCTTCGGCCACTACGGAGGACCGGTGCCGGCCGTGCTGGAGGCGCTGGACCGGGTGCACGTCGCGACCACCGAGGAGGTGGAACTGGGGCGCTGGTCCCGGGGGCGGGTGCTGCTCGTCGGGGACGCCGCCCACGCCACCGCGCCGACCCTGTCCCAGGGCGCGGCGATGGCGTTGGAGGACGCCGTGGTGCTCGCCGAGTCCCTCCGCGCGGCGGGCGGCGACGTCGAGGCGGCGCTTTCGGCGTACGAGAGTCGTCGTCGCCCGCGTACCCGATGGGTGCGGGACCGGACCCGGGACCGCAACCGGACCCGGGACGTGCCGCCGGCGCTGCGCGACCCGCTGCTGCGCGGGCGCGGCGGCCGGATATTCGGCGAGCACTACCGGCTGCTGCTCGGCCCGCTCTGA